In Spirochaeta lutea, the following proteins share a genomic window:
- a CDS encoding cell division protein FtsQ/DivIB, translating to MADSYPQRLVSDFQQDFGAGLYLVSGSGETTSDSASMKDRSLRSRNDGALKKRNIIRWVSALMIVVSVALAGVLLYMTVIAPRIQVSRVEITGLYGVTQDEVMAATEIRSGMLITDINTSEIVNRVEALPRVLNARVEKRFPDTLSIEIEVRRPLGMVFHQGAIQGIDTSGVIFPIEQAEQAELPILTGFQIGKSGKGPQGLDPRYLPFIADLEKLRLEDPALFRMFSEFEFQNIAPGGYQVLIYPSHTQIRVLVGDRFPRERAVYVLRMIQMVDDPGYPEPVGEIDFRTDDMVYTRIGGQS from the coding sequence ATGGCTGATTCATACCCCCAACGGTTAGTCTCCGATTTTCAACAGGACTTTGGTGCGGGTTTGTACCTTGTTTCAGGATCAGGAGAAACCACCAGCGATTCTGCGTCCATGAAGGATCGTTCATTACGATCGCGTAATGATGGGGCTCTGAAAAAACGGAATATTATCCGCTGGGTTTCTGCATTAATGATTGTAGTCTCTGTGGCGCTGGCCGGGGTTCTCTTGTACATGACCGTTATTGCTCCTCGAATTCAAGTCTCCCGGGTGGAAATAACGGGGTTGTATGGAGTAACCCAGGACGAGGTGATGGCTGCTACCGAGATTCGCTCCGGAATGCTCATTACCGATATTAATACCTCGGAGATCGTCAACCGGGTAGAGGCCTTGCCCCGGGTATTAAACGCCAGAGTAGAGAAACGGTTCCCGGATACCCTGTCTATCGAGATAGAGGTCCGTCGTCCCTTAGGTATGGTATTCCACCAGGGTGCCATCCAGGGAATTGATACTTCTGGGGTTATTTTCCCAATAGAACAGGCGGAACAGGCCGAACTGCCCATTCTAACGGGATTCCAGATTGGTAAATCGGGGAAGGGGCCTCAGGGATTGGATCCGCGGTATCTGCCCTTTATTGCTGATTTGGAGAAACTTCGTTTGGAAGATCCGGCTCTCTTTCGAATGTTTTCCGAGTTCGAGTTTCAAAACATTGCACCCGGTGGCTACCAGGTATTGATCTATCCCTCACACACCCAGATTCGTGTGCTTGTCGGTGATCGTTTTCCCCGGGAGCGTGCTGTGTACGTTCTTCGTATGATTCAGATGGTAGATGATCCCGGTTATCCCGAACCCGTGGGTGAGATTGATTTCCGGACTGACGATATGGTATACACCCGGATAGGGGGACAGTCATGA
- the ftsA gene encoding cell division protein FtsA, with product MSNDDILVGLDIGTSKICAVIAEIPETGGIDILGVGVAPSNGLRKGVVINIEATLRSVSAAIERAENMAGREVSHVITGISGAHIEGLNSRGVVAVTSKDREIGMIDVERVMDAAKAVVLPMDRELIHVIPQEFIVDDQRGVKDPIDMIGVRLEAEAHLITGSVTAAQNLLKCVNRAGFKVDEIALDVLVASQAVLSRDEMELGTMLIDIGGGTTDVILYKNGAPLYTNVVPVGGAEVTSDLSIMLQTPMDTMEEIKLTSGCCYAPMLEGDDSEIIIPGVGGRPPIAADRLTLCEYIQPRMTEIFSMVRDKVEHEAHFTRWQNLGGGIVLTGGGALLQGAAELAGDIFSVPVRIGLPHGIGGLTPEFQRPDLASAVGLILHRAKKMISEGVDESRGFETSRKKGTRFESLKKWFKNFIE from the coding sequence ATGAGCAACGATGACATTCTTGTAGGACTTGATATTGGTACCTCGAAGATCTGTGCGGTGATTGCCGAGATACCCGAAACCGGGGGTATCGATATCCTAGGGGTAGGAGTTGCTCCCTCCAATGGATTACGGAAGGGTGTTGTGATCAATATTGAAGCAACCCTGCGGTCCGTGTCTGCCGCCATTGAACGGGCTGAGAATATGGCAGGTAGGGAGGTATCCCACGTCATTACGGGTATCTCTGGAGCACATATCGAGGGATTGAATTCCCGGGGAGTCGTGGCCGTAACCAGCAAGGATCGAGAAATCGGTATGATAGATGTGGAGAGAGTTATGGATGCGGCCAAAGCTGTCGTCCTGCCCATGGACCGGGAACTCATCCACGTGATCCCCCAGGAATTTATTGTGGATGACCAACGGGGTGTTAAGGATCCCATTGATATGATTGGAGTCCGGTTGGAAGCTGAGGCCCATCTGATTACAGGGAGTGTTACCGCGGCCCAGAATCTTCTAAAATGTGTAAATCGTGCCGGCTTCAAGGTCGATGAGATCGCCTTGGATGTATTGGTTGCAAGCCAGGCTGTGCTATCCCGGGATGAGATGGAATTGGGGACGATGCTCATCGATATTGGCGGAGGAACCACGGATGTAATCCTCTATAAAAACGGTGCTCCGCTGTACACCAATGTAGTGCCTGTGGGTGGGGCAGAGGTGACTTCCGATCTTTCAATCATGCTTCAAACTCCAATGGATACCATGGAAGAAATCAAATTGACCAGCGGTTGCTGCTACGCCCCCATGCTTGAAGGGGATGATTCCGAGATAATAATCCCTGGGGTTGGAGGAAGACCCCCCATTGCAGCGGACCGGCTTACGCTGTGTGAGTATATTCAGCCCCGGATGACAGAGATTTTTTCTATGGTCAGGGATAAGGTGGAACATGAGGCGCATTTCACCCGATGGCAAAACCTTGGAGGAGGTATAGTCTTAACCGGCGGAGGAGCCCTGCTCCAAGGGGCAGCAGAACTAGCCGGAGATATTTTTTCCGTGCCCGTACGAATTGGATTGCCCCACGGTATCGGAGGACTAACCCCGGAATTTCAGCGTCCAGATCTTGCCTCTGCTGTAGGGTTGATTCTACACCGGGCAAAAAAAATGATTTCTGAGGGTGTGGATGAAAGCCGTGGGTTCGAGACGTCCCGGAAAAAGGGAACACGGTTTGAGTCCCTGAAAAAATGGTTTAAAAACTTCATAGAATGA
- a CDS encoding glycoside hydrolase family 57 protein has translation MQQPKGYLNFVLHAHLPFIRHPEYETFLEETWLFEAISETYLPLLRMFDRLDADGIPINISISFSPTLVSMLEDPLLQQRYVTYVEKLIRLGESEVVRTKGDPDFAPLAEMYLDFYSRNLEDFTQKFEMHILRGFEFYFKKGSIELLTAPGTYPFLPFYEQYPSNVAAHVEAAIDTHHRAFGKVPKGMWLPECGYYPGLEEILKDYEIEHFYTSAHGLLFSPDIPVSGVYAPVQTPNGLAVFGRDISSANLVWSSEQGYPGDPVYRDFYRDIGHDLDFDYIKPYLHLEKIRVNTGYKYFAVTGNTPQKRIYRPERAQKKVREHAENFIYHHTQHINKVSPLMNSTPVITCPFSAELFGHWWFEGPQWLEKVLRTVHQTHELEFILPTKFLGNQDQELQTVQPIFSSWGNKGYAEVWLEGSNDWIYRHIHTAIERLQEVIERFPDASGLKERALNQAAREIMMAQSLDWPVIMRSGTAERYAVNRVKEHIANFYRIYDALGQGNLGTEWLTRVEKKHNIFPSLDYRVFASRRLKKQRNHGHPYAIR, from the coding sequence ATGCAGCAACCCAAGGGATATTTAAATTTTGTTCTCCATGCCCACCTGCCATTTATTCGTCATCCCGAGTATGAAACCTTCCTGGAAGAAACCTGGTTATTCGAAGCTATCTCTGAGACCTATCTTCCCCTGCTACGGATGTTTGACCGGTTGGATGCTGATGGGATTCCAATAAATATTTCAATTTCTTTTTCGCCGACCCTGGTTAGCATGCTGGAAGATCCACTGCTCCAACAACGATACGTCACCTATGTGGAAAAACTCATTCGTTTGGGAGAGAGCGAGGTTGTTAGAACCAAGGGGGATCCTGATTTTGCTCCCCTGGCGGAAATGTACTTGGATTTTTATAGTCGCAATCTGGAGGATTTTACCCAGAAATTTGAGATGCATATCCTCCGTGGTTTTGAGTTCTACTTTAAGAAGGGTAGTATCGAGCTGCTTACGGCTCCGGGTACCTACCCGTTTCTGCCTTTTTATGAGCAGTACCCATCCAATGTCGCGGCACACGTTGAGGCTGCTATTGATACCCACCATCGCGCCTTTGGCAAGGTTCCTAAGGGTATGTGGTTGCCGGAGTGCGGCTACTATCCCGGGCTGGAGGAAATTTTGAAGGACTATGAGATTGAGCATTTTTATACCAGTGCTCATGGTCTGCTCTTTTCTCCCGACATCCCGGTATCCGGGGTGTACGCTCCCGTCCAGACCCCCAATGGACTTGCCGTATTTGGTCGTGATATATCCAGCGCTAATCTAGTCTGGTCATCAGAGCAGGGGTATCCGGGTGATCCGGTATACCGTGATTTTTATCGGGACATCGGACACGATCTTGATTTTGATTACATTAAGCCCTATTTGCACCTGGAAAAAATCCGGGTAAACACCGGGTACAAGTATTTTGCTGTAACCGGGAACACCCCCCAGAAACGAATCTATCGTCCTGAGCGGGCCCAGAAAAAGGTGCGGGAGCACGCGGAGAATTTCATCTACCATCATACCCAGCACATCAATAAGGTTAGTCCCCTCATGAACTCCACTCCAGTCATTACCTGTCCGTTTTCTGCTGAGCTTTTCGGGCACTGGTGGTTTGAGGGGCCGCAGTGGCTTGAAAAGGTCTTAAGAACTGTCCATCAAACCCATGAGTTGGAGTTTATCCTTCCAACCAAATTTCTGGGAAACCAAGATCAGGAATTACAGACGGTTCAACCCATTTTTTCCTCCTGGGGAAACAAGGGCTACGCTGAGGTCTGGCTGGAAGGAAGTAACGATTGGATCTATCGGCATATACACACTGCTATAGAACGCCTTCAGGAAGTGATCGAACGGTTCCCCGATGCTTCCGGTCTTAAGGAGAGGGCGTTGAATCAGGCCGCCCGTGAAATAATGATGGCTCAGAGCCTGGATTGGCCAGTGATCATGCGCTCTGGTACGGCGGAACGCTATGCTGTTAACCGGGTGAAGGAGCATATCGCAAACTTTTATCGGATTTACGATGCCCTGGGGCAAGGGAATCTAGGCACCGAGTGGCTCACCCGGGTAGAGAAGAAGCATAATATTTTCCCCTCCCTTGACTACCGGGTGTTTGCTTCTCGTAGGCTTAAGAAACAGAGAAACCACGGGCATCCCTACGCTATCCGGTAG
- the mraY gene encoding phospho-N-acetylmuramoyl-pentapeptide-transferase: MFKVLLYPLVEYFTPFNVFQYITFRAAYAAVTSLLLTLLLGPRVIRMLERWKIGEGIRSDGPQSHQKKTGTPTMGGLLLVFSTAFSVFLWMDISNLYTWISLVAILGFGAVGFADDYIKVFLNNKQGLPSRVKMLGLLVVSTVIMVMLYHSPVEYTTKLFIPMVKGAVLDLGVFFIPFGIFILVATSNAVNLTDGLDGLATGLTIMVGLTFAALAYLTGRVDFSEYLQIPYLRGAGEISILSFALVGACVGFLWFNSNPAEVFMGDTGSLMLGGVVGAISLMIKKELLLVIVGGVFVIEVLSVIIQVVSFKIRKKRVFLMAPLHHHFELKGWAENKVVLRFWILGGLFAILSLSTLKIR, from the coding sequence ATGTTTAAGGTGCTACTCTACCCCTTGGTAGAGTATTTTACTCCCTTTAATGTGTTTCAATATATCACCTTCCGCGCTGCATATGCCGCCGTTACCAGCCTATTGTTGACCCTGCTTCTCGGTCCGCGGGTTATACGGATGTTGGAGCGTTGGAAGATCGGTGAGGGGATCCGCAGCGATGGACCCCAGTCCCACCAGAAAAAAACCGGGACGCCGACCATGGGTGGGTTACTGCTGGTGTTCTCCACGGCATTTTCCGTTTTCCTCTGGATGGATATAAGCAATCTGTACACCTGGATTTCCTTGGTGGCTATACTCGGCTTCGGCGCGGTGGGTTTTGCGGATGATTACATTAAGGTATTTCTTAATAACAAGCAGGGGCTTCCTTCCCGGGTGAAGATGCTGGGGCTTCTGGTGGTGAGTACCGTCATCATGGTGATGCTCTACCATTCTCCGGTGGAATACACTACAAAGCTTTTTATTCCCATGGTAAAGGGAGCGGTGCTTGACCTCGGGGTCTTCTTTATTCCTTTCGGGATTTTTATCTTGGTGGCTACTTCGAATGCGGTAAATCTGACGGATGGCTTGGATGGGCTTGCTACGGGGTTAACCATTATGGTGGGTCTTACCTTTGCTGCCCTGGCCTACCTGACCGGTCGTGTTGATTTTTCTGAGTACCTCCAGATTCCCTATCTGCGGGGTGCTGGTGAGATTTCCATTCTCAGTTTTGCGCTGGTTGGGGCCTGTGTCGGGTTTTTATGGTTCAATTCTAATCCCGCAGAGGTATTCATGGGTGACACTGGTTCGCTCATGCTTGGCGGCGTTGTGGGGGCCATAAGTCTCATGATTAAAAAGGAGCTCCTCCTGGTGATTGTTGGGGGCGTTTTTGTTATTGAGGTTCTCTCAGTGATCATCCAGGTTGTGAGCTTCAAGATACGGAAAAAGAGGGTCTTTTTAATGGCGCCCTTACACCATCATTTTGAACTAAAAGGCTGGGCAGAGAACAAGGTTGTGCTACGGTTTTGGATTCTCGGAGGACTATTCGCCATTCTGAGTTTATCAACCTTGAAAATTCGATAG
- a CDS encoding DUF4912 domain-containing protein, giving the protein MTKDTIRKLSADDLRKLVELLDLDIDDELLILDSDELRLQVEELIFEELEDTRIEREQNSTLPVQYQDKRYSTIEDIFGTDRPIDFGSFEFPEQYNVTRIVCMLRDPAWVFAYWDISLHDRNVMMEEPSFQEVKLLMEEVQGGESEEREAIIVEIPIQLNDSKWYINIPRRGTHYRVSLVAVFSNKNEVLAKSGVFTVPSGSISRQLDIIESFETEALLALSGLENLGVSTYEGIPQRILRHINVND; this is encoded by the coding sequence ATGACAAAGGATACTATACGGAAGTTGTCTGCGGATGACTTGCGAAAACTTGTTGAGCTATTAGACCTGGATATTGATGATGAACTACTGATTCTTGACTCGGATGAACTTAGGCTGCAAGTCGAAGAACTTATTTTCGAAGAACTGGAAGATACCCGGATAGAGAGGGAGCAAAACAGTACCCTACCGGTTCAGTACCAGGACAAACGATATTCCACCATTGAGGATATTTTCGGAACCGACCGGCCTATTGATTTCGGAAGTTTTGAGTTTCCGGAACAGTACAATGTAACCCGGATTGTTTGTATGCTCCGCGATCCCGCCTGGGTGTTTGCCTACTGGGATATCTCGCTTCATGATCGAAACGTCATGATGGAGGAGCCGAGTTTTCAAGAGGTGAAGCTTCTCATGGAAGAGGTACAGGGCGGTGAATCTGAGGAACGTGAAGCCATCATTGTTGAGATTCCAATCCAGTTGAATGATTCAAAATGGTACATCAATATTCCCCGAAGGGGTACGCACTATCGGGTTTCCTTGGTGGCCGTTTTCTCTAATAAGAACGAGGTATTGGCAAAAAGCGGGGTTTTTACAGTGCCGTCGGGAAGTATATCGAGACAGCTCGATATAATTGAATCGTTTGAAACAGAGGCGTTGCTTGCCCTTTCAGGGCTGGAGAACCTCGGAGTATCTACCTATGAGGGAATACCACAGCGTATTCTCCGTCATATCAATGTGAACGATTAA
- the mraZ gene encoding division/cell wall cluster transcriptional repressor MraZ has product MLTGEYRVSLDDKGRLIIPSRLRSAIPGDSLVLTRGVDRCLWLFPMEDWRALSSSLMEAASPFQKKARLLQRRIIAPAQEMDLDKLGRVNIPGTLQEAAGLQKDCVILGIEKYLEIWDLDEYQRYYAETEEEFQEAAEELGGLVSF; this is encoded by the coding sequence ATGTTAACAGGGGAGTACCGGGTAAGCCTGGATGACAAAGGAAGATTAATAATCCCATCCCGCCTTCGGTCGGCTATCCCGGGAGACAGTCTGGTGTTAACCAGGGGAGTTGACCGCTGCCTTTGGCTTTTTCCCATGGAAGATTGGAGAGCCCTTTCTTCCAGTTTGATGGAGGCTGCAAGCCCGTTTCAGAAAAAAGCGCGGCTTCTGCAGCGCCGGATTATTGCACCGGCTCAAGAGATGGATTTGGATAAACTTGGGCGGGTGAACATCCCCGGTACACTTCAGGAGGCTGCAGGTCTCCAGAAGGATTGTGTGATTCTTGGTATTGAAAAATACCTCGAAATATGGGATCTGGATGAATACCAGAGATACTATGCAGAGACGGAGGAGGAATTCCAGGAAGCGGCTGAAGAACTGGGAGGGCTCGTCTCCTTCTAA
- the ftsW gene encoding putative lipid II flippase FtsW, whose translation MGQRFRLEKLDKKPHNLLLVISTVAILGTGLAMLLSSSFYRGMILFQDPFRFFKNQVVFAGVGLGLAYGISRIPVDFIRKSVPFLLVGSYLSLLLVFVPGIGLTLMGATRWLNLGFTSIQPSEFVKITMVLYLAFILSKKQDQLNDLGNTLLPPFLAAAGFVFLVVIQNDFSSAIFMAVMAMLMFFIAGVRMMYFTALVTITLPLGLLALLTEEYRVQRIITFIAPHRDPTGAGFQVLSSQQALASGGFWGRGIGQGVRKLGNLPEAYSDFVFAVVGEEAGFIGVLGVVVLFAVFAVAGYRIAMSRGVSFTGFAAFGLTSLILFQSLTNFAVVVGLIPATGIPLPFFSSGGSSLLSTLIIVGLLGAFSRQGDSTLEAENG comes from the coding sequence ATGGGTCAACGGTTCCGTTTGGAAAAATTAGATAAAAAACCCCACAACCTGCTCTTGGTTATTTCAACGGTTGCCATTTTGGGTACCGGCCTTGCCATGCTGCTGTCTTCGTCCTTTTATCGTGGAATGATTCTATTTCAAGATCCCTTCCGATTTTTTAAGAATCAAGTTGTCTTCGCCGGGGTAGGTTTAGGTCTGGCGTATGGGATAAGCAGAATTCCGGTGGACTTTATTAGAAAAAGTGTTCCGTTTTTACTGGTAGGGTCTTATCTCAGCCTGTTATTGGTTTTTGTACCCGGTATTGGGCTTACCCTCATGGGGGCTACCCGCTGGCTGAACCTTGGATTTACTAGTATACAACCTTCAGAATTTGTAAAGATTACCATGGTACTGTATCTGGCGTTTATCCTGTCCAAAAAGCAGGACCAGCTCAACGATCTAGGAAATACCTTGCTGCCTCCGTTTTTAGCCGCTGCCGGGTTTGTATTTTTAGTGGTGATTCAAAATGATTTTTCTTCGGCCATATTTATGGCGGTAATGGCAATGCTGATGTTCTTCATTGCCGGGGTGCGTATGATGTACTTTACAGCCCTGGTGACCATTACCCTTCCCCTAGGGTTGCTAGCTTTACTGACCGAGGAATACCGGGTACAGCGGATAATAACCTTCATTGCTCCCCACCGCGACCCCACTGGGGCCGGGTTTCAGGTATTATCATCCCAACAAGCGTTAGCGAGTGGTGGATTTTGGGGCCGTGGAATCGGACAAGGCGTCCGAAAACTTGGGAATCTTCCTGAGGCGTATTCAGATTTTGTATTCGCAGTAGTAGGGGAGGAGGCCGGCTTCATTGGTGTACTTGGAGTGGTGGTGCTCTTCGCAGTGTTTGCCGTGGCTGGGTATAGAATTGCCATGTCCCGGGGGGTATCGTTCACGGGCTTTGCAGCCTTCGGTTTAACCAGTCTAATCCTCTTTCAAAGTCTCACCAACTTTGCGGTAGTGGTCGGATTAATCCCTGCTACGGGCATTCCATTGCCCTTCTTTTCCTCCGGAGGCTCATCTCTGCTCTCGACCCTGATCATTGTGGGGTTATTAGGAGCCTTCTCGCGTCAAGGAGATTCTACATTGGAGGCTGAAAATGGCTGA
- a CDS encoding UDP-N-acetylmuramoyl-tripeptide--D-alanyl-D-alanine ligase, giving the protein MTEKPSGAAVLFTFPELTAHLGGFLCSSRRWAITGEDPHSEKIGITGFSIDSRSIHPGDLFIPLVGSRTDGHAYLEAAATAGCRAALVSRDFYRNNTNVIRSLLEQFPMVVYLVRDVLGGLHTLARHLLNQKKLFRIGITGSNGKTTAKELLASVLAQHAPTFMTPGNYNSVIGLPLAIPDITDEHEYGVFEMAMSEKGEMQRLSDLVFPDAALITSIGTAHIGNIGSQMGIAKEKFEIFRNCGPDTIAVLPENDEYTQRLKHKVRGKVFTFGPGTTPGYQGYVDQGVDGQIIRWKSRDIHLSVPGIHNLYNALGVITLAQVMGIPDDHIVEGLEQYRPVFGRNQVVRGPATILVDCYNANPDSMRASLESFKSLWTKGQKVAVLGDMKELGRFSREAHRDLAHQVLESGVSSIILYGPEIRVTYEMLQQQRGLLRQVLWTEDRDELVRLVQDTVNAGDLVLLKASRSMALEHLAEVITNSLEVGNV; this is encoded by the coding sequence ATGACTGAGAAGCCCAGCGGTGCTGCCGTTCTGTTCACCTTTCCTGAATTAACCGCCCATTTGGGAGGCTTTCTCTGTTCCTCAAGACGATGGGCAATTACGGGAGAAGACCCCCACAGCGAGAAGATTGGAATTACCGGGTTTAGCATAGACTCCCGAAGTATCCATCCCGGAGATCTCTTCATACCCCTGGTTGGATCCCGGACGGATGGACATGCGTACCTTGAGGCGGCAGCGACGGCAGGGTGCCGAGCCGCCCTGGTGAGCCGAGACTTTTACAGAAATAATACCAATGTGATTCGTTCCTTGCTGGAGCAGTTCCCCATGGTAGTGTATTTGGTTCGTGATGTTTTGGGTGGATTGCATACTCTGGCGAGACATCTCCTTAATCAAAAAAAGCTGTTCCGGATTGGAATTACCGGTAGCAACGGTAAGACGACTGCTAAGGAGCTTTTAGCCTCCGTTCTGGCTCAGCATGCGCCAACCTTCATGACCCCTGGAAACTATAATTCAGTCATCGGTTTGCCCCTGGCTATTCCAGATATTACGGATGAGCATGAATACGGGGTGTTTGAGATGGCTATGAGCGAAAAGGGAGAGATGCAGCGTTTATCCGATCTGGTTTTTCCCGATGCTGCCCTCATCACATCCATAGGTACCGCCCATATCGGGAATATCGGATCGCAAATGGGCATAGCCAAGGAGAAGTTTGAGATTTTTCGGAATTGCGGACCCGATACCATCGCTGTGCTGCCTGAGAATGATGAGTACACCCAGCGCCTGAAACACAAGGTCCGGGGGAAGGTGTTTACCTTCGGTCCCGGTACTACCCCAGGATATCAGGGCTATGTTGATCAAGGTGTGGACGGTCAGATTATACGGTGGAAATCTAGAGATATTCATCTGTCCGTACCGGGTATTCATAATCTATACAATGCCCTGGGTGTCATTACCCTAGCACAGGTTATGGGAATCCCTGATGATCATATTGTGGAAGGGCTTGAACAGTATAGACCCGTGTTCGGCAGGAATCAGGTTGTACGGGGGCCGGCAACGATCCTTGTGGATTGCTACAATGCGAATCCGGATTCCATGCGGGCGAGTCTGGAATCGTTTAAATCCCTTTGGACAAAAGGGCAGAAGGTTGCAGTTCTCGGAGATATGAAGGAGCTTGGCCGGTTTTCCCGGGAAGCACACCGCGATCTGGCTCATCAGGTCCTGGAGAGCGGGGTGTCCAGCATCATTTTATACGGTCCTGAAATCCGGGTTACCTATGAAATGCTTCAGCAACAGAGAGGTTTGTTGAGGCAGGTTCTGTGGACGGAGGATCGGGACGAATTGGTTCGCTTGGTACAGGATACTGTGAATGCCGGTGATCTGGTATTGCTGAAGGCTTCCCGGTCCATGGCCCTGGAGCATCTGGCAGAGGTAATTACAAATTCCTTGGAGGTCGGTAATGTTTAA
- a CDS encoding class I SAM-dependent methyltransferase, translating into MKTFSKQPGTMENMEVVDCPICSSRLVRELWDCGEFVFSSCEGCGHVYQNPRPAAGDLIERYDGEYLSYEVDNDERFFALMKLGLKDVRFSRIEADIKTRSSGTPRFLDIGCATGMLVRHFKDRGWDAQGVEVCTPAAEYGKTHRGVTIHIGTLETQAFPDQYFDVVHSSHVIEHVPEPGEYIAEQARIVKSQGYLIVTTPNRSSLQARWRGKNWRSAIADHVHLFSRRHLGALLKRHGFRVVRWKTWGGAPVGTASGLKKKILDRGAKVFGFGDVMIYLAQKR; encoded by the coding sequence GTGAAGACGTTTTCAAAGCAGCCTGGAACCATGGAGAACATGGAGGTGGTGGACTGCCCTATTTGCTCAAGCCGTTTGGTACGGGAGCTCTGGGATTGTGGAGAGTTTGTATTCTCTTCATGTGAGGGATGTGGCCATGTGTATCAGAATCCGAGACCGGCAGCGGGAGATCTCATAGAGAGGTATGACGGGGAATACCTAAGCTATGAGGTTGACAACGATGAGCGTTTTTTTGCTCTGATGAAGCTGGGATTGAAGGATGTGCGGTTCTCTCGCATTGAAGCAGACATAAAAACCCGGAGCAGTGGTACCCCTCGGTTTTTAGATATCGGATGTGCAACAGGAATGCTGGTTCGGCATTTTAAGGATAGGGGCTGGGATGCCCAGGGGGTTGAGGTGTGTACCCCGGCTGCAGAATACGGAAAAACCCACCGAGGTGTTACGATTCATATAGGGACCTTGGAAACCCAGGCTTTTCCTGATCAGTATTTCGATGTGGTTCATTCCAGTCATGTGATAGAGCATGTACCTGAGCCCGGCGAGTATATCGCCGAGCAGGCACGGATCGTCAAATCCCAGGGGTATCTTATCGTTACTACGCCAAACCGTAGCAGCCTTCAGGCTCGGTGGAGGGGCAAGAATTGGCGGAGTGCCATCGCGGATCATGTCCATCTATTTTCACGCCGGCACCTCGGCGCACTGCTGAAACGCCATGGATTTCGGGTTGTCCGGTGGAAAACCTGGGGAGGGGCGCCGGTTGGTACCGCTTCGGGACTGAAGAAGAAGATCCTTGATCGTGGGGCTAAAGTATTTGGATTCGGCGACGTCATGATCTATCTAGCTCAAAAGAGATAG
- the rsmH gene encoding 16S rRNA (cytosine(1402)-N(4))-methyltransferase RsmH, protein MDIVHKPVMVEEVVDYLKPEPNADSLLVDCTLGEGGHSERFLSDFPQLRVIGIDRDPDIQQKARIRLASFEDRMQYFLGWYDEYFNLNPMGERPDRILFDLGISVFHYAQSGRGFSFSSDEPLDMRLDNTEGESAGDVVNRRSEGEIADIFFRYGEERYSRRIAARIVAERKNSPFLTAKQLADAIWHAVPNQYRHGRIHPATRCFQALRIMVNHELDRVERAVQASFRVLKPGGRLGVISFHSLEDRIVKKAFREYSRNCSCPPEQPICNCGGRALGSILTKKPLVATELECRNNPPSRSAKFRVIQKLRDTRMDQ, encoded by the coding sequence ATGGATATTGTGCATAAGCCGGTTATGGTTGAAGAAGTGGTGGATTATCTAAAGCCTGAACCGAATGCCGATTCCTTACTGGTGGATTGTACCCTTGGCGAAGGCGGGCATTCAGAACGTTTCCTTTCAGATTTTCCTCAACTTCGTGTAATCGGCATCGATCGCGATCCGGATATTCAGCAAAAGGCTCGAATCCGGTTGGCGTCATTCGAAGACCGGATGCAGTACTTCCTCGGCTGGTATGATGAGTATTTTAACCTAAATCCCATGGGTGAACGCCCCGACCGGATTCTGTTTGATCTTGGCATCTCTGTGTTTCATTATGCCCAGAGCGGCCGGGGGTTCTCCTTTTCGAGTGATGAGCCCCTGGACATGCGCTTAGACAATACGGAAGGGGAGTCAGCTGGAGATGTGGTCAATCGCAGATCCGAGGGAGAGATTGCTGATATATTCTTCCGTTACGGTGAGGAACGCTACTCTCGAAGGATCGCGGCAAGGATTGTAGCGGAGCGAAAGAACTCGCCCTTCCTTACTGCAAAACAGTTGGCAGATGCGATCTGGCATGCGGTACCTAATCAGTACCGACATGGGCGCATACACCCGGCTACCCGCTGTTTTCAAGCCCTGCGCATCATGGTAAACCATGAGTTGGATCGGGTGGAGAGGGCTGTTCAGGCCTCATTTCGGGTTTTAAAGCCCGGGGGAAGGTTGGGTGTTATCAGTTTCCATTCGTTGGAGGATAGGATTGTGAAAAAAGCCTTTCGTGAGTACAGCCGAAACTGTAGTTGTCCTCCAGAACAGCCGATCTGTAACTGTGGGGGTAGGGCATTGGGCTCGATTCTCACCAAAAAGCCCCTTGTGGCTACAGAGCTGGAATGCCGGAATAACCCGCCATCTCGGAGTGCAAAATTTCGGGTTATCCAAAAACTGAGGGATACAAGGATGGATCAATGA